Below is a window of Myroides profundi DNA.
GACATTAGCAGATCAAGGAGCATTCGGTGTGACTAAAGCAGAGAAAGACGACTTAGGTAATATTATTAGACATGGATCTAATCATAAAGCAGAAATAGGTTTTTTATTGAGTAGTGAATGGAAGAGAGAGATATTTAAAAATATGTTTTATCAACATAAACTAACTTTGTATAGTGATTATCTAAACAACTTTGGTAATGTAAATGTCATGTTTGAGATGAAGTTAGACCTTAAGGTTAATGATTATGTACGTGCTAATGTAGGAACGTATATGATTTATGATGATAATGTAAAGAATAAAGTTGTGAGAGATGGTGTGCAGGTTATGGAAGGCCCTAAGGTGCAGTTTAAACAAACTTTAGGAGTAGGGTTAACTTACGCGTTTTAATTCTAAGAAGCTATGAGAAAATTACTAGTTATAGGTATTGTGTTGTTGAGCAGTTTTATCGCTCACGGACAAGAATACGTTGAGTCAAATGAAAATATAAATGAGACTGTTCAAGATTCTTTAAAAACAGTTGATTTTAAATATAGAGAAGATCAGTTTTATTTTGGTATCACACATACGCTAATGCAAGGTAAGCCTGCTGGTTTTTCTCCTAGCTCCGTATCTATTGGAATGAATGGAGGATTCTTAAGAGACTTCCCTATTAATAAATCTAGGACTGTAGCTATAGCTCCTGGAGTAGGATATTCTTATCTGAACCTAAGAGGTAATCTCGGGATAACACCAGAGAACGAACATGTTATTTTAGGTTCGTATAAGAAAAGTAGTTTATCATTGCATGCTATTGATTTTCCTATTGAACTTCGCTGGAGAAACTCAACACCATATAGTCATAAGTTTTGGCGTGTTTATTTAGGGTTTAAGGCTAGTTATGTTTTTGGGGATCGTACGAAAACTACTACAAGTGATTACTCTGCTACTTATAAAGGGGATCCTAATGTGAATAAATGGCTGTATGGAGTCTATCTATCAGCAGGGTTTAATACATGGAACGTTTATATGTATTATGGACTTAATAGTGTATATAAAGATGAGGTGTTGAAATGGGATTCTAATAAACTAAGACTTCTAAATGTAGGAGTAATGTTTTATATTTTATAATTGATAAAAATATAGACTAGTGAAGGTATAATTCCAATACAAAAACCTTGGATAATTTCTTTGGCTGTATGTGCTCTTAGTAGCAATCTTGAACTAGCAACTATCCCAATTAAAAAGACGAAAAGAATTACCCCGATAATATTAGGCTGTTGTAGTTCTATTAATACGTGAATGTAAAACATAAAACTAGTGACCAATGTAGTGATATGGACACTTGACTTCTGTTTTAATAATCCAAATAATAGAAGTAGGAGATAACTATTCATTAACCCCCAAATGTATAAGCGTATTGTATAAGCACTATTGTTATATAGAA
It encodes the following:
- a CDS encoding porin family protein; translated protein: MRKLLVIGIVLLSSFIAHGQEYVESNENINETVQDSLKTVDFKYREDQFYFGITHTLMQGKPAGFSPSSVSIGMNGGFLRDFPINKSRTVAIAPGVGYSYLNLRGNLGITPENEHVILGSYKKSSLSLHAIDFPIELRWRNSTPYSHKFWRVYLGFKASYVFGDRTKTTTSDYSATYKGDPNVNKWLYGVYLSAGFNTWNVYMYYGLNSVYKDEVLKWDSNKLRLLNVGVMFYIL